One Sodalinema gerasimenkoae IPPAS B-353 DNA segment encodes these proteins:
- a CDS encoding YbjN domain-containing protein, whose amino-acid sequence MQDNIATDDWTGENDVVNYAQEIETVISSLAQDQKAMVGHEDDAYAWKFKYGSVEVFVQLTGKTEEDTFTVWSPVLKLPATDEAGLMRNLLQMNWGGTFESRFAIVDDQVVVLSSRTVADLNPSEISRAITVVATLADDNDEDLQEKYGAS is encoded by the coding sequence ATGCAAGACAATATCGCCACCGACGACTGGACGGGGGAAAATGATGTCGTGAACTATGCCCAGGAAATTGAGACGGTGATTTCTAGCTTGGCCCAAGACCAAAAAGCCATGGTGGGCCATGAGGATGATGCCTATGCCTGGAAGTTTAAGTATGGCAGTGTTGAAGTGTTCGTACAACTGACCGGGAAAACTGAAGAAGATACATTTACCGTCTGGTCCCCAGTGTTAAAACTTCCTGCCACCGATGAAGCGGGCTTAATGCGCAACTTATTACAAATGAACTGGGGGGGAACCTTCGAGTCCCGGTTTGCCATTGTGGATGATCAGGTGGTGGTGTTATCATCCCGGACCGTGGCTGACTTAAACCCGAGTGAAATTTCTCGGGCAATTACGGTGGTAGCCACCCTCGCCGACGATAACGATGAGGACTTGCAGGAGAAATACGGCGCCTCCTAA
- the msrP gene encoding protein-methionine-sulfoxide reductase catalytic subunit MsrP, with protein MFINIPKPWTLPASHVTSENVFWHRRRFLKSAIAASVGVSTLGLSGCRSSGNSDLDSLAGTRSLKPLSRNPQFTAAELGDRAVTSRRLTAEYNNFYEFGGNKSIWKAAQALPTDSWKVEVGGLVKNPQTYDLDDLKRKFPIEERIYRFRCVEAWSMVVPWAGFPMRLLLEDVDPLSNAKFVRFTSYYDSEVVPGPGWRPNSLPWPYTEGLTVEEMANDLAFFATGAYGETLPKQNGAPIRMVIPWKYGFKGAKSIVKIDFVEEQPTTYWNSLIPNEYGFVANVNPDKPHPRWSQAQERLVSRGPSFSWETVPTLHYNGYGEFVAHLYG; from the coding sequence GTGTTTATTAATATCCCCAAACCCTGGACCCTTCCCGCCTCCCATGTGACCTCTGAGAACGTTTTTTGGCATCGTCGCCGCTTTCTCAAGAGTGCGATCGCCGCCTCAGTGGGGGTGAGTACCCTCGGCTTGAGTGGCTGTCGTAGTTCCGGGAACTCAGACCTCGATTCCCTGGCGGGGACAAGATCCTTAAAGCCCTTATCTCGCAATCCTCAGTTTACCGCCGCCGAGTTGGGCGATCGCGCTGTCACCTCCCGTAGGTTAACGGCCGAATACAATAACTTCTATGAATTTGGGGGCAACAAATCTATCTGGAAAGCGGCCCAGGCCCTCCCGACAGACTCCTGGAAGGTCGAGGTAGGGGGACTGGTCAAAAACCCGCAAACTTACGATCTCGATGACTTAAAACGCAAGTTTCCCATAGAAGAGCGCATTTATCGCTTTCGCTGTGTGGAGGCTTGGTCAATGGTGGTTCCCTGGGCCGGTTTTCCCATGCGGTTACTCTTAGAGGACGTGGACCCCCTCAGCAACGCCAAATTTGTCCGCTTCACCTCCTACTATGATTCCGAAGTGGTTCCGGGTCCGGGTTGGCGACCCAATTCCCTGCCTTGGCCCTATACCGAGGGCTTAACCGTTGAGGAGATGGCCAATGACCTGGCCTTTTTCGCCACCGGGGCCTATGGGGAAACTCTCCCCAAACAAAATGGTGCCCCGATTCGTATGGTGATTCCTTGGAAATACGGCTTTAAGGGGGCCAAGTCGATTGTCAAAATTGACTTTGTTGAAGAACAGCCCACAACCTACTGGAATAGCCTCATCCCCAATGAATATGGCTTTGTGGCCAACGTGAATCCTGATAAACCCCATCCGCGCTGGTCTCAAGCCCAAGAACGCCTGGTGAGTCGGGGGCCGTCCTTCTCATGGGAGACGGTTCCCACCCTCCATTACAATGGCTATGGCGAATTTGTGGCTCATCTCTATGGCTGA
- a CDS encoding CHAT domain-containing protein: MTQEFQVSVTPVGVDEYLLRTERVEPGVPLAEEQTVWNLDRWMQQAQRLMNDPVSGLLTQQETAPSPMLANLAALGQELYDALFCGDMRDSWMMAQAIAQNHQQPLRLRLGLKGNRLPSLPWEVLHDGDYPLATGTNVLFSRYQPATNGLAPPTIAKPLEPHQPLRVLMAIAAPGDRANLELTREAEELEAELRQLYSQGRVPQVPTQVEILRQPDRARLTQALEHGHYHVFHYAGHSSSGATGGNVYLVNQTTGLTETLSGDDLAGLLANNGIQLVLLNSCRGAHSPGGLQQAGERHLAAALVKRGIPAVLAMAERIPDEVALTLTRLFYRNLTRGAVPIDLSVSRARQGLISAYSSHQLYWSLPILYLHPKFDGYLIQRTGEETRGADDPPLWLRPPEAWPGTGASPSPLGDRLDDDTLGEMDGLEGREAVAGGDRGLGTLEDIEPGTAEDAAFVQEMLETLGQDQDNPTQHPTQQTPAPPSTPSQQPVSESPARPKNPASEETSKRPTYPLPVVAGVVAVLVLGFGGMIWGLRDHVPEPDPATPPPLSELPQNATDDPPLPNNELTAMAIQELGAGNIEMGTPLVADLLAGNRNALNSAEAALAVVPTRDLDRPEILFLKGRLTWQRIQVGDDLYSLDDSRRFWQAAAQQDPDSPLYSLALGFVFYAEDNLTAAVNQFEGAIARLEANSPPDEEALGGMTPSKLRTHAYAGLALTYDRQAQGLTGSRRQERQQQAQDLHTLVLQQDPEGFQASYLGRNWLWTPEAIASWQQLGQP; the protein is encoded by the coding sequence GTGACTCAGGAATTTCAGGTCTCCGTAACCCCCGTTGGCGTCGATGAGTATTTACTGCGCACCGAACGGGTCGAACCGGGTGTTCCTCTGGCGGAGGAACAAACGGTGTGGAACCTCGATCGCTGGATGCAGCAAGCCCAGCGGTTGATGAATGATCCGGTGTCAGGCCTGTTAACGCAACAAGAGACAGCCCCCTCGCCCATGTTGGCCAATTTGGCGGCCCTGGGGCAAGAGTTATACGATGCCCTATTTTGTGGGGATATGCGCGATAGCTGGATGATGGCCCAGGCGATCGCCCAAAATCACCAGCAACCTCTACGGCTGCGCCTTGGCCTCAAGGGCAATCGCTTACCCAGTTTGCCCTGGGAAGTTCTCCATGATGGAGATTATCCCCTGGCGACGGGAACCAATGTTCTCTTTTCCCGCTATCAGCCAGCCACCAATGGCCTAGCCCCTCCCACCATTGCCAAACCTTTAGAACCCCATCAACCGCTGCGAGTGTTAATGGCCATCGCCGCCCCAGGCGATCGCGCCAATTTGGAGTTAACCCGTGAAGCCGAAGAACTCGAAGCAGAGTTACGGCAACTGTACAGTCAGGGCCGGGTTCCCCAAGTCCCCACCCAGGTCGAAATTCTCCGGCAACCTGATCGCGCCCGACTCACCCAAGCCCTCGAACATGGCCATTATCATGTCTTTCACTACGCGGGCCATAGTAGTTCCGGGGCAACCGGGGGCAATGTCTACCTAGTCAATCAAACGACGGGGTTAACGGAAACCCTCAGCGGTGATGATTTAGCGGGCCTGCTGGCCAACAATGGCATTCAACTGGTGCTATTAAACTCCTGTAGGGGCGCTCATAGTCCCGGAGGACTGCAACAGGCAGGAGAACGACATCTGGCAGCGGCCTTAGTCAAGCGGGGGATTCCGGCGGTGTTGGCCATGGCCGAGCGCATTCCTGATGAGGTGGCCTTAACCCTAACCCGGCTGTTTTACCGGAATTTAACCCGTGGGGCGGTTCCCATTGACCTCAGTGTCAGTCGGGCCCGTCAGGGTTTGATTTCTGCCTATAGTTCCCATCAACTCTATTGGTCCCTGCCAATTCTCTATCTTCATCCTAAGTTTGATGGCTATCTCATCCAACGGACTGGGGAGGAAACTCGGGGTGCGGATGATCCCCCTTTGTGGTTGCGGCCCCCCGAGGCCTGGCCAGGAACTGGGGCGTCTCCCTCCCCTTTGGGTGATCGCCTCGATGATGACACCTTAGGGGAAATGGATGGTCTAGAGGGACGTGAGGCCGTCGCGGGGGGCGATCGCGGCTTAGGCACTCTAGAGGATATTGAGCCAGGAACGGCGGAGGATGCGGCGTTTGTGCAAGAAATGCTCGAAACTCTGGGTCAGGATCAAGACAATCCCACGCAACATCCGACTCAACAAACACCAGCCCCTCCCTCAACCCCATCTCAACAACCCGTTTCTGAATCCCCAGCTCGACCTAAAAACCCTGCCTCCGAAGAGACCTCGAAACGGCCAACTTATCCCTTACCGGTTGTCGCCGGTGTCGTGGCGGTGCTCGTCCTGGGATTCGGGGGCATGATTTGGGGATTGCGCGATCACGTCCCTGAGCCAGACCCCGCCACCCCTCCCCCTCTCTCAGAATTGCCTCAGAACGCAACAGACGACCCGCCTCTCCCCAATAATGAGCTAACGGCCATGGCCATTCAGGAACTCGGCGCGGGCAACATCGAGATGGGAACGCCCCTCGTTGCAGACCTATTGGCCGGTAATCGTAATGCTCTCAACAGTGCGGAGGCGGCCTTAGCCGTAGTTCCCACCCGCGATCTCGATCGCCCAGAAATCCTATTTCTTAAAGGTAGGCTCACCTGGCAGAGAATCCAAGTGGGGGATGATCTCTACAGCCTCGATGATAGCCGCCGTTTCTGGCAAGCCGCCGCTCAACAAGATCCCGACTCTCCTCTCTATTCCCTGGCTTTAGGCTTTGTCTTTTACGCCGAGGACAACCTGACAGCGGCGGTTAATCAGTTCGAGGGGGCGATCGCCCGCCTGGAGGCTAACAGTCCCCCCGATGAGGAAGCCCTCGGGGGCATGACTCCATCGAAATTAAGAACTCATGCCTATGCAGGGCTGGCCTTAACCTATGACCGTCAAGCCCAAGGACTCACCGGAAGCCGTCGCCAGGAGCGACAACAACAAGCTCAAGACCTACATACCCTGGTCTTACAGCAAGATCCTGAGGGCTTTCAAGCCAGTTACCTCGGCAGAAACTGGCTCTGGACTCCTGAGGCGATCGCCTCTTGGCAACAGTTAGGACAACCCTAA
- a CDS encoding ComEC/Rec2 family competence protein — MAYVWLLAAGVLALAMPRVWRKGPRGGVWFVAGVVGFLATVYLQAVIPQPAADDVARYANREVTVRGRVVTQPTLNRNDRLRFVLAADDLLEAELDGDVAEISRPEPVSGQLYVTVSPEMAEGIHPGRHLRLTGWLYEPQAPRNPTGFDFREFLARQGIFAGLRADIVHRDPAMETSDWGWWRLRDRIVRTHEQGLGVPQGPLVSAMVLGRQAVSLPHEIRDRFIDVGLAHVLAASGFHVSLILGAVLGIGRRWGDRPKLLLGLLTLLVYVGLVGFQPSVLRAALMGGASLLGLALERRVNPLGALLLAAVLLLLLNPLWIEELGFQLSFLATLGLLVTVPALVKRLDWCPPRLSPMLAVPLAAMIWTLPLQLGVFGQMPTYSILANVLATPFLVVVTLGGFVSAIAALIVPELGAILAWSLGYPVRGLLGLVSWIGQLPQGAIVVQPLQLWQVLGLYALMAGVWGLHHFRPRYRIGLYGVATMLGLLLLLLPGTLAKANLLRVTVLATRGEPAIALQQGWQTSLISGGDPQITRYAVLPFLQQEGVGRLQAAIATSSVGEGWDLLLDRVTPRELYRLSDVGLAGADGGTFLAPGMELTQEGIQIQSQSNRPPILCVQAGDRTWLILGNLSEDQQQMLLQRDRLCSADYLVFFGRELDLELLTQVRPKVLIIPSPLSPTQQAQMIQLGLQVLNLMEVGAVQWTPQRGLEGLLPTTPSRRDFS, encoded by the coding sequence ATGGCTTATGTCTGGCTGCTGGCGGCGGGAGTTTTGGCCCTGGCGATGCCTCGTGTCTGGCGTAAAGGCCCCCGGGGTGGGGTTTGGTTTGTGGCCGGGGTGGTGGGATTTTTAGCTACGGTGTATCTGCAAGCGGTGATTCCTCAACCGGCGGCGGATGATGTGGCCCGATATGCTAATCGAGAGGTGACGGTTCGCGGACGGGTGGTGACTCAACCGACGCTGAACCGTAATGACCGACTGCGGTTTGTCTTGGCGGCTGATGACCTGCTGGAGGCTGAGTTGGATGGGGATGTGGCTGAGATATCCCGACCGGAACCTGTCTCTGGACAACTCTATGTGACGGTGTCCCCGGAGATGGCTGAGGGGATACATCCTGGCCGCCATCTGCGTTTGACGGGCTGGCTTTATGAACCCCAAGCGCCGCGAAATCCCACGGGATTCGACTTTCGGGAGTTTTTGGCGCGACAAGGCATTTTTGCAGGATTGCGGGCGGATATCGTCCATAGAGACCCAGCAATGGAGACATCTGACTGGGGTTGGTGGCGTTTGCGCGATCGCATTGTCAGAACCCATGAACAGGGCCTCGGGGTTCCCCAGGGGCCCTTGGTGAGTGCCATGGTTTTGGGGCGACAGGCGGTGAGTTTACCCCATGAGATTCGCGATCGCTTTATTGATGTGGGGTTGGCCCATGTCTTGGCAGCGTCGGGGTTTCATGTTTCTCTGATTTTGGGGGCGGTGTTGGGGATTGGCCGCCGCTGGGGCGATCGCCCGAAACTACTCCTGGGACTCCTAACGCTGTTGGTGTATGTGGGTTTGGTGGGCTTTCAACCGTCGGTGTTACGGGCGGCCCTGATGGGTGGGGCGAGTTTGTTGGGGTTGGCCTTGGAACGACGGGTAAATCCTCTGGGGGCGTTGTTGCTGGCGGCGGTGTTGTTACTGCTGCTGAACCCACTTTGGATTGAGGAGTTGGGCTTTCAGTTGAGTTTTTTAGCGACGTTGGGTTTGTTGGTGACGGTTCCGGCGTTGGTGAAACGTCTGGATTGGTGTCCGCCGAGATTGTCGCCCATGTTGGCGGTTCCGCTGGCGGCGATGATTTGGACGTTACCGTTGCAGTTGGGGGTGTTTGGACAAATGCCCACCTATAGTATTTTGGCCAATGTTTTGGCAACACCGTTTTTGGTGGTGGTGACGTTGGGAGGCTTTGTCAGTGCGATCGCCGCCCTGATTGTTCCAGAATTGGGGGCAATTTTAGCCTGGAGTTTGGGCTATCCGGTTCGGGGTTTATTGGGATTGGTGAGTTGGATTGGGCAACTTCCTCAGGGGGCGATCGTGGTTCAACCGTTGCAACTGTGGCAAGTTTTAGGGCTATATGCTTTGATGGCTGGGGTTTGGGGGTTGCATCATTTCCGCCCTCGTTATCGGATAGGCCTGTATGGGGTGGCTACAATGCTAGGGCTGTTGCTGCTGTTGCTTCCGGGAACGTTGGCTAAGGCGAATCTGTTGCGGGTGACGGTTTTGGCGACGAGGGGGGAACCGGCGATCGCCCTGCAACAGGGTTGGCAAACCAGTCTAATCTCGGGGGGCGATCCTCAGATTACCCGTTATGCGGTTTTACCCTTTCTGCAACAGGAGGGGGTGGGCCGTTTACAGGCGGCGATCGCCACCTCGTCGGTGGGGGAAGGCTGGGATCTCCTCTTAGATCGGGTGACTCCTCGCGAACTCTATCGTCTCTCGGATGTGGGATTGGCGGGGGCCGATGGGGGAACCTTCCTAGCCCCAGGAATGGAACTGACTCAGGAGGGAATACAGATTCAGAGTCAGTCCAACCGACCGCCCATTTTGTGCGTGCAGGCGGGCGATCGCACCTGGTTGATTCTAGGAAACCTCTCAGAGGATCAACAACAGATGTTGCTGCAACGCGATCGCCTCTGTTCGGCGGACTATCTGGTCTTTTTCGGCCGCGAACTGGACTTAGAGTTACTGACTCAAGTGCGTCCCAAGGTACTGATTATCCCCTCCCCGTTGAGTCCCACTCAACAGGCCCAGATGATCCAGTTGGGCCTTCAAGTTCTCAACCTAATGGAGGTGGGAGCGGTACAATGGACCCCTCAACGGGGGCTAGAGGGACTGTTGCCGACAACTCCCTCCCGACGAGATTTCTCTTAA
- a CDS encoding DUF4079 domain-containing protein codes for MIPFDMTLASALGEQVSDLLEPIAAQFRSLNIPAPITHWGHPVMMGIVAVAMGSATALTGWKGRLAEDKEESQKNRSIHSKISKFMAFFMMLGYTGGVLSLVMQQQPILESPHFWTGSMVVALLVLQSLTSFKGFWGTANLRLVHAYIGSSLMVLLVVHAILGIRLGLSI; via the coding sequence ATGATACCCTTTGACATGACATTAGCCAGCGCCCTGGGTGAGCAGGTCAGCGACCTGTTAGAACCCATTGCCGCTCAGTTTCGTAGTTTGAATATCCCTGCCCCCATCACCCATTGGGGCCATCCTGTGATGATGGGGATTGTGGCTGTGGCCATGGGGAGTGCCACGGCGTTAACCGGCTGGAAAGGCCGCTTAGCTGAAGATAAAGAAGAGTCTCAGAAAAACCGCTCCATCCATAGTAAAATCTCCAAATTCATGGCGTTTTTCATGATGTTGGGCTATACCGGTGGGGTTCTCTCCCTGGTAATGCAACAGCAGCCGATTCTGGAAAGTCCCCACTTTTGGACTGGTTCCATGGTGGTGGCGTTACTGGTGTTGCAGAGTCTTACCTCCTTTAAGGGGTTTTGGGGAACCGCTAATTTACGCCTCGTTCACGCTTATATTGGCAGTAGCTTGATGGTCTTGTTGGTGGTTCACGCGATTCTTGGGATTCGCTTGGGCCTGTCGATTTAG
- a CDS encoding lipoate--protein ligase family protein has protein sequence MTSSNGCWRLIPLLDAPGGFQMAADAWLLEQHRQGLTPPSLRFYTWSSPTLSLGYHQRRYPRHWPEITWQGQAIPWVRRPTGGRAVLHDGDLTYSLVSSGWHGRREGVYRQLCGFLQLGWQELGVPLGFGDRPPSGHNPNCFATATAADLVTPTGEKLIGSAQLWRKETVLQHGSIRLCPNQHLQAQFFGPQVEAPHLPESLSPRRVATTLTQAAQDWFGVTFTVQPFSPEEMAAINARATAWRVDPEQSWTRGEGLR, from the coding sequence GTGACCTCATCAAACGGTTGCTGGCGGTTGATTCCCCTCCTGGATGCCCCAGGAGGGTTCCAAATGGCGGCAGATGCTTGGCTATTAGAGCAACATCGCCAGGGACTGACTCCCCCCAGCCTACGCTTCTATACCTGGTCTTCTCCCACTCTCTCCTTGGGCTATCATCAACGCCGCTATCCCCGTCATTGGCCCGAGATCACCTGGCAGGGACAGGCTATCCCCTGGGTGCGGCGGCCTACAGGGGGACGGGCCGTGTTGCATGATGGGGATTTAACCTATAGTCTGGTGTCTTCCGGCTGGCATGGTCGTCGAGAGGGGGTCTATCGTCAACTCTGTGGCTTTTTGCAGTTGGGATGGCAGGAATTGGGAGTCCCCTTAGGGTTTGGCGATCGCCCCCCCTCGGGCCACAATCCCAATTGTTTTGCGACGGCCACGGCGGCGGATTTGGTTACCCCAACCGGAGAGAAACTAATCGGCAGTGCCCAACTCTGGCGCAAGGAGACAGTTCTGCAACATGGCTCAATACGCCTATGCCCTAATCAGCATTTACAGGCCCAATTTTTTGGCCCCCAGGTTGAAGCACCCCATCTCCCGGAATCTCTCTCCCCTCGCCGCGTTGCAACGACCCTAACCCAAGCCGCCCAAGACTGGTTTGGGGTGACCTTTACCGTACAACCCTTCTCCCCCGAGGAAATGGCAGCGATTAACGCTAGGGCGACAGCTTGGAGAGTGGACCCTGAGCAATCATGGACTCGGGGCGAAGGACTAAGATAG
- a CDS encoding HAD family hydrolase → MKSTLFALDFDGVLCNGLIEYFQTAWRAYCQVWSPSQTTPPEDLATSFYRLRPVVETGWEMPVVLRSRLLGYSEQQILEDWREVCQTVVEDEQLNPSELANAVDGVRDRWIRENVDNWLSLHRFYPGVIEQLHHLQTAEIPWVIITTKEGRFVRALLAGQGIEFQRNQLFGKEVKLPKHEILSRLLNETPYSEIIFIEDRLNTLYSVAEHEDLNAVKLYLADWGYNTESMRNMAKHDERITVISLQQFEALIVNQN, encoded by the coding sequence ATGAAATCAACCCTTTTTGCTCTAGACTTTGACGGTGTTCTTTGCAATGGCCTGATTGAATATTTCCAAACCGCCTGGCGAGCCTACTGTCAAGTTTGGTCCCCCAGTCAAACGACCCCCCCGGAGGATCTCGCGACCAGTTTTTATCGCCTGCGTCCAGTGGTGGAAACGGGGTGGGAAATGCCTGTTGTTCTGCGATCGCGCCTGTTGGGCTATTCTGAACAGCAGATTTTAGAGGATTGGCGAGAGGTCTGTCAGACGGTAGTTGAAGATGAACAGCTTAACCCCAGTGAACTGGCCAATGCTGTGGATGGGGTTCGCGATCGCTGGATTCGCGAAAATGTGGATAACTGGTTGAGTCTGCACCGCTTTTATCCGGGAGTCATTGAGCAGTTACATCATTTGCAAACTGCTGAGATTCCCTGGGTTATTATTACCACGAAAGAGGGGCGTTTTGTTCGCGCACTTTTGGCTGGACAAGGGATTGAATTTCAGCGAAATCAGTTGTTTGGCAAAGAGGTCAAACTGCCGAAGCATGAAATTCTAAGCCGACTGCTCAATGAAACCCCATATTCTGAAATTATCTTTATCGAAGATAGACTCAATACTCTCTACTCCGTTGCTGAGCATGAAGACTTAAATGCTGTTAAACTTTATTTAGCAGATTGGGGCTATAATACAGAATCAATGCGAAACATGGCTAAACATGATGAGCGAATTACGGTGATTTCTCTTCAGCAATTTGAAGCCTTGATTGTCAATCAAAACTAA
- a CDS encoding alkene reductase has translation MSSKLLSELNLNGLPLKNRVVMASLTRSRAGVERKANPLMAEYYQQRASAGLILSEATVISRQGIGWQQSPGMYSAEQAQAWKQVVDAVHEQGTPIFLQLWHCGRASHSEFHPELGLPVAPSAIAITGDSIHTPNGKQAYEIPRALETEDIPQIVADYRQAAEYAKQAGFDGVEVHAANGYLIDQFLQSKTNHRQDNYGGSLENRYRFLQEILEAVTTVYPGNRVGVKLSPNGNFNDVGSPDYRETFLYVAQQLNAYHLAYLQVVDGLDFGFHDLGEPMTLAEFRAVFRGPLMGNCGYDQETAEAAIARGDADCISFGRPFISNPDLVERFTQGWPPTPADDMSGWYAFDAQGYTDFPPYQESQN, from the coding sequence ATGTCAAGCAAGCTTTTATCCGAATTAAATCTGAACGGATTGCCCTTAAAAAACCGTGTCGTGATGGCATCGTTGACGCGATCGCGCGCTGGAGTTGAGCGAAAGGCCAACCCCCTCATGGCTGAATATTATCAGCAACGAGCCTCAGCCGGGTTAATCCTCAGCGAAGCCACCGTTATCTCCCGTCAAGGCATCGGTTGGCAACAATCCCCAGGGATGTATAGCGCGGAACAGGCCCAAGCCTGGAAACAGGTCGTCGATGCCGTTCACGAACAGGGAACCCCCATCTTCCTGCAACTCTGGCATTGTGGCCGCGCCTCCCATAGTGAGTTTCACCCCGAGTTAGGCTTACCCGTGGCCCCCTCGGCGATCGCCATTACTGGAGATAGCATTCATACCCCTAACGGCAAGCAAGCCTACGAAATCCCTCGCGCCCTAGAGACGGAAGACATTCCCCAAATTGTAGCCGACTATCGTCAAGCCGCCGAGTATGCTAAACAAGCGGGATTTGATGGGGTCGAAGTTCATGCCGCCAACGGCTATCTCATCGACCAATTTTTACAGTCTAAAACCAATCATCGCCAGGATAACTATGGAGGCAGCCTAGAAAATCGCTATCGTTTCTTACAAGAGATTTTAGAGGCCGTTACGACAGTTTATCCCGGAAATCGAGTCGGCGTTAAACTCTCCCCCAATGGCAACTTTAACGATGTTGGCTCCCCCGATTACCGAGAGACATTTCTCTATGTCGCCCAACAACTCAACGCCTATCATTTAGCGTATCTGCAAGTAGTCGATGGCTTAGACTTTGGCTTTCATGACTTGGGCGAACCGATGACCCTCGCGGAGTTTCGTGCTGTCTTCCGGGGGCCATTGATGGGCAACTGTGGCTACGATCAAGAAACCGCTGAAGCCGCGATCGCCAGAGGAGATGCCGATTGTATTTCCTTTGGGCGACCCTTTATCAGCAATCCTGATTTAGTCGAACGGTTTACCCAGGGTTGGCCCCCCACCCCAGCCGATGATATGTCCGGTTGGTATGCCTTTGATGCCCAAGGCTATACTGACTTTCCCCCCTATCAAGAATCTCAAAACTAA
- a CDS encoding 3'(2'),5'-bisphosphate nucleotidase, protein MAYEQEKQVAMQATLAAAKLCQRVRQDIPSAMEKSDKSPVTVADYGAQALVCKALGEAFPNDPIVGEEDATALRSPEYETSRQKVVSYVREIEAKAGEAEILNWIDLGNGQVASRFWTLDPIDGTKGFLRQDQYAIALALIEDGEVKVGVMVCPALSLTTDDPGTLFVAVRGQGSEMMAITQGDLKPIHVCGVDEVSTLRVVESVEASHGNPAQQQKLLDAVGITTPSLHMDSQAKYGVVAAGDAALYLRLPSADRPDYRENIWDHAAGAIVVEEAGGRVSDMYGQTLDFSRDVKLRDTRGVIVSNGIIHDRVLEALKS, encoded by the coding sequence ATGGCTTACGAACAGGAAAAACAAGTGGCGATGCAAGCCACCCTTGCCGCCGCTAAACTCTGTCAGCGCGTCCGTCAGGATATTCCCTCGGCGATGGAGAAATCCGATAAAAGCCCGGTAACCGTCGCCGATTATGGGGCCCAAGCCCTCGTGTGTAAGGCCTTGGGGGAAGCGTTTCCCAATGATCCCATTGTCGGGGAAGAAGACGCCACGGCCCTGCGATCGCCCGAGTATGAAACCTCCCGCCAGAAGGTGGTTTCCTATGTGCGGGAGATTGAAGCCAAGGCCGGCGAAGCGGAGATTCTCAACTGGATCGATCTCGGAAATGGTCAGGTGGCCTCTCGTTTTTGGACCTTAGACCCCATTGATGGAACCAAAGGCTTTTTGCGTCAGGATCAATATGCGATCGCCCTGGCCCTGATTGAAGACGGAGAGGTGAAAGTCGGGGTTATGGTCTGTCCGGCCCTGAGTCTGACCACCGATGACCCCGGAACCCTGTTTGTCGCGGTTCGCGGCCAAGGCAGTGAGATGATGGCCATTACCCAAGGGGATTTGAAGCCGATTCACGTCTGCGGTGTGGATGAGGTGAGTACGCTGCGAGTGGTCGAAAGTGTTGAGGCCAGCCACGGAAACCCAGCACAACAGCAAAAACTCTTAGACGCCGTGGGGATTACGACTCCCTCGCTACATATGGACTCCCAAGCTAAGTATGGAGTGGTGGCGGCCGGAGATGCGGCCCTATATCTGCGGCTTCCCTCTGCCGACCGCCCCGATTATCGTGAGAATATCTGGGATCACGCGGCGGGGGCAATTGTTGTCGAAGAAGCGGGGGGCCGTGTCAGTGATATGTATGGTCAAACCCTCGATTTTAGCCGTGATGTAAAATTGCGGGACACGCGGGGGGTGATTGTCAGTAATGGCATTATCCATGACCGGGTTCTGGAGGCGTTAAAGAGTTAA